In Nerophis ophidion isolate RoL-2023_Sa linkage group LG03, RoL_Noph_v1.0, whole genome shotgun sequence, the following are encoded in one genomic region:
- the LOC133549939 gene encoding cleavage and polyadenylation specificity factor subunit 3, translating into MATKRKVDVVVPAEESDQLHIRPLGAGQEVGRSCIILEFKGRKIMLDCGIHPGLEGMDALPYIDLIDPAEIDLLLISHFHLDHCGALPWFLQKTSFKGRTFMTHATKAIYRWLLSDYVKVSNISADDMLYTETDLEESMDKIETINFHEVKEVAGIKFWCYHAGHVLGAAMFMIEIAGVKLLYTGDFSRQEDRHLMAAEIPSVKPDILIIESTYGTHIHEKREEREARFCNTVHDIVNREGRCLIPVFALGRAQELLLILDEYWQNHPELHDIPIYYASSLAKKCMAVYQTYVNAMNDKIRKAININNPFVFKHISNLKSMDHFDDIGPSVVMASPGMMQSGLSRELFESWCTDKRNGVIIAGYCVEGTLAKHIMSEPEEITTMSGQKLLLKMSVDYISFSAHTDYQQTSEFIRALKPPHVILVHGEQNEMARLKAALIREYEDNDQVHIEVHNPRNTESVTLNFRGEKLAKVMGSLADQKCVQGQRVSGILVKKNFNYHILNPSDLSMYTELSMSTVKQTQAIPFTGPYSLLVCHLRNLTGDVEELDGTEKKTLRVFQSITLIHEAGVVLLEWLANPLNDMYADAVTTVVLEVQSNPKAHKVMETQTSTLDMDTFQNRLEIMLQDMFGQDYVDISDDKNFSVTVDGKTVLICLETRSVCYEDDSIEDDSLREMVELAVQRLFDALNPITSEHGRSCAHTTT; encoded by the exons ATGGCGACAAAGCGCAAAGTGGATGTGGTTGTCCCGGCAGAGGAGAGTGACCAGCTCCACATCCGTCCGTT GGGTGCTGGACAGGAGGTTGGGAGGTCATGTATTATACTGGAGTTCAAAGGAAGAAAAATTATG CTGGACTGTGGCATCCATCCTGGTTTAGAGGGAATGGACGCCCTCCCCTATATAGACTTGATCGACCCGGCTGAGATTGATTTGCTGCTCATCAGCCA TTTTCACCTTGATCACTGCGGAGCTCTGCCTTGGTTCCTCCAGAAGACCAGCTTCAAAGGAAGGACCTTCATGACCCACGCCACCAAGGCCATCTACCGCTGGCTGCTGTCGGACTATGTCAAAGTCAG caACATTTCTGCAGACGACATGTTGTACACGGAGACAGACCTCGAGGAGAGCATGGATAAGATTGAGACCATTAACTTCCACGAGGTCAAGGAGGTGGCGGGAATTAAGTTCTGGTGCTACCATGCTGGGCATGTGTTGGGAGCTGCCATGTTTATGATTGAAATAGCTGGCGTCAAG CTACTGTACACAGGAGACTTCTCTCGACAGGAAGACAGGCACCTCATGGCAGCTGAGATCCCCAGTGTTAAACCAGACATTTTAATTATT GAGTCAACGTACGGCACGCACATCCATGAGAAGAGGGAGGAGCGTGAGGCTCGCTTCTGTAACACCGTCCATGACATTGTCAACAGAGAGGGCCGCTGTTTGATCCCCGTGTTCGCTTTGGGACGAGCCCAGGAACTGCTGCTCATCCTGG ACGAGTACTGGCAGAACCACCCCGAGCTCCATGACATCCCCATCTATTACGCCTCATCCCTGGCCAAAAAGTGCATGGCTGTGTACCAGACTTACGTCAACGCCATGAATGACAAGATCCGCAAGGCCATCAACATAAACAACCCTTTTGTCTTCAAGCACATCAGTAACCTAAAG AGCATGGATCACTTTGATGACATCGGCCCCAGTGTGGTGATGGCGTCGCCTGGTATGATGCAGAGCGGCCTATCCAGGGAGCTCTTTGAAAGCTGGTGCACGGATAAAAGGAATGGAGTCATTATCGCTGGGTACTGTGTGGAGGGAACACTGGCCAAG CACATCATGTCTGAGCCGGAGGAGATCACCACCATGTCAGGACAGAAGCTCCTGCTGAAGATGTCGGTGGACTACATCTCCTTCTCGGCCCACACGGACTACCAGCAAACCAGCGAGTTCATCCGGGCCCTGAAACCTCCGCATGTG ATCTTGGTCCACGGCGAGCAGAACGAGATGGCTCGTCTGAAGGCGGCGTTGATCCGAGAGTACGAGGACAACGACCAGGTTCACATCGAAGTCCACAACCCTCGCAACACAGAATCCGTCACCCTCAACTTCAGAGGAGAGAAACTGGCCAAG GTGATGGGTTCTCTGGCGGATCAGAAGTGTGTTCAGGGTCAAAGGGTATCAGGCATCCTGGTGAAAAAGAACTTCAACTATCACATCCTCAATCCCTCGGACCTTTCAA TGTATACTGAGCTATCCATGAGCACAGTGAAACAGACACAGGCAATCCCCTTCACCGGACCTTACTCACTGCTCGTCTGCCACCTGAGGAACCTCACAG GCGACGTGGAGGAGCTCGATGGAACCGAGAAGAAAACCTTGAGGGTTTTCCAAAGCATCACACTGATCCACGAGGCGGGGGTGGTCCTGCTGGAG TGGCTTGCTAACCCTCTCAACGACATGTACGCCGACGCTGTAACCACTGTGGTGTTGGAAGTCCAGTCCAATCCAAAAGCTCACAAAG TCATGGAGACCCAGACTTCTACTCTGGATATGGATACCTTCCAAAATAGACTGGAAATCATGTTACA GGACATGTTTGGACAGGACTACGTGGACATCAGTGATGATAAAAACTTCTCTGTGACAGTTGATGGGAAGACAGTGCTCATTTGCTTGGAAACAAGG TCTGTGTGCTACGAGGACGACAGCATAGAGGACGACTCCCTGAGAGAGATGGTGGAGTTGGCGGTGCAGCGCCTCTTTGACGCCCTGAACCCCATCACGTCAGAACATGGGCGAAGCTGCGCTCACACTACTACTTGA